A single genomic interval of Hippoglossus stenolepis isolate QCI-W04-F060 chromosome 24, HSTE1.2, whole genome shotgun sequence harbors:
- the bco1l gene encoding beta-carotene oxygenase 1, like has protein sequence MQSIFGKNGSETPEPVEAEVKGSIPAWLQGTLIRNGPGLFSVGGSEYNHWFDGLSLIHSFTFCNGEVTYRSKFLKSDTYKRNIKADRIVVSEFGTMIYPDPCKNIFSRAFTHLCNVIPDFTDNNLINIIRYGRDYYASSEVNYMNQIDPVTLETVGRINYRNHIALNLATAHPHYDDQGNTYNMGTAIMGLGPPKYVIFKVPADASDDERHNPALSKLQKVGSIPFRSTLFPSYFHSFGMTENYIVFVEQPFKLDIVRLATAYFRGVNWGSCLKFDKDDITLFHVINRKTGRAVKTRFYSDALVVFHHINAYEDDDHVVFDMISYKDNSLYDMFYIQNLTQEASSFSQSNEGFSPPTCQRFVLPLSVHKESPRGTNLVTLRDTTAQAVVQEDGSVFCQPDNIFKGLELPGINYSYNTKKYRYFYGSRVEWSAHPNKLAKVDIVTREHIEWTQDNCFPSEPVFVASPGAAEEDDGVILSSVISPDPNISPFMLILNAKNFEEIARASIPANVHMDLHGHFISAAV, from the exons ATGCAGTCGATATTTGGAAAGAACGGGTCCGAGACTCCGGAGCCGGTGGAAGCGGAGGTGAAAG GTTCGATTCCGGCGTGGCTGCAGGGGACACTGATCAGGAACGGACCGGGACTGTTCTCTGTCGGCGGCTCAGAGTACAACCACTGGTTCGACGGCCTGTCACTCATCCACAGCTTCACCTTCTGCAACG GTGAAGTAACTTACAGGAGCAAGTTTCTGAAGAGCGACACCTACAAAAGAAACATCAAGGCCGACAGAATCGTCGTCTCGGAGTTCGGAACCATGATCTATCCAGATCCCTGCAAGAACATCTTCTCCAG GGCGTTCACGCACCTCTGCAACGTCATCCCCGACTTCACGGACAACAACTTGATCAACATCATTCGTTACGGTCGGGACTACTACGCCTCCTCCGAGGTCAACTACATGAACCAGATCGACCCGGTGACTCTGGAAACTGTCGGCAGG ATAAACTACAGAAACCACATCGCTCTGAACCTGGCGACGGCTCATCCTCACTACGACGACCAGGGCAACACCTACAACATGGGCACCGCCATCATGGGCCTCGGCCCGCCGAAATACGTCATCTTCAAAGTCCCAGCCGACGCTTCAG ATGACGAGCGTCACAATCCGGCGTTGAGCAAACTGCAGAAGGTTGGTTCCATTCCCTTCCGATCCACTCTGTTCCCGAGCTACTTCCACAGTTTCGGCATGACCGAGAACTACATCGTCTTCGTGGAGCAGCCGTTCAAGCTGGACATCGTCAGACTGGCCACCGCCTACTTCAGAGGCGTCAACTGGGGGAGCTGCCTCAAATTCGACAAGGACGACATC ACGCTGTTTCACGTCATCAACAGAAAGACAGGAAGGGCGGTTAAAACCCGTTTCTATAGCGACGCCCTGGTGGTCTTCCACCACATCAACGCCTACGAGGACGACGACCATGTGGTGTTCGACATGATCAGCTACAAAGACAACAGCCTGTACGACATGTTCTACATACAGAACCTGACACAAGAAGCCAGCAGCTTCTCCCAGAGCAACGAGGGCTTCAGTCCACCGACCTGCCAGAGATTCGTGCTGCCGCTCAGCGTCCACAAG GAATCTCCCAGAGGAACAAACCTGGTGACGCTGAGGGACACGACGGCCCAGGCGGTGGTGCAGGAGGACGGATCCGTCTTCTGTCAGCCCGACAACATTTTCAAAG GTCTGGAGCTGCCGGGAATCAACTACAGCTACAACACTAAAAAGTACAGATACTTCTACGGCTCCAGGGTGGAGTGGTCTGCTCATCCCAACAAG CTCGCCAAGGTGGACATCGTCACCCGGGAACACATCGAGTGGACGCAGGACAACTGCTTCCCCTCAGAGCCGGTGTTCGTGGCGTCTCCAGGAGCCGCGGAGGAGGACGACG gAGTGATCCTGTCCTCCGTCATCTCTCCAGATCCAAACATTTCTCCGTTCATGCTCATCCTCAACGCCAAAAACTTTGAGGAAATCGCCCGAGCCTCCATCCCCGCCAACGTCCACATGGACCTTCACGGACATTTCATCTCCGCCGCCGTTTGA